One genomic region from Planctomycetia bacterium encodes:
- a CDS encoding chaperone — MDFAARLVVRSDSLSRDEHPFFSRAHIYSATAKARPIGPEGKPFFNTVLWIVDKEGDLPDWLLMGNPRIRHIPVAKPDNIARRSVIPALLKTLPGAAQATAEALATAQSEFVEETEGLLLSDLHAVAQLGRNENLSFNRISDAVRRYKVGVTDDQWRKIDRDKIRNAKASISERVRGQDHAVTHALDIIKRAITGVGASKRGGRPRGVTFLAGPTGVGKTELAKTITNLLFGDESAYIRFDMSEFSAEHSDQRLIGAPPGYVGYDVGGELTNAVREKPFCVILFDEIEKAHPRILDKFLQILDDGVLTSGRGDRVYFSEAFIIFTSNLGIYRQDAEGNRVLNVSQDEPPDAVKSKVRAEIDRHFKAVLNRPEILNRIGENIIVFDFIRPAIAREIFEQMVKATLKDLAATGIQVDIAKPVREQLENLCLADLSNGGRGIRNQVESHLVNPLARSLFDRDAQPGSRWTVTGLDDSAVTTLMLEHS, encoded by the coding sequence GTGGACTTCGCCGCTCGACTGGTCGTCCGGAGTGACTCGCTTTCTCGTGACGAGCACCCGTTCTTTTCGCGGGCTCACATCTATTCCGCCACCGCCAAAGCCCGTCCAATCGGCCCGGAAGGCAAGCCTTTCTTTAACACCGTCTTGTGGATCGTGGACAAAGAGGGGGATCTTCCCGACTGGCTGCTGATGGGCAATCCCAGGATTCGCCATATTCCAGTTGCAAAACCGGACAATATCGCCCGCCGATCCGTTATTCCGGCTCTGCTCAAGACGCTGCCCGGTGCCGCTCAGGCTACTGCGGAAGCTCTGGCGACTGCTCAGTCTGAATTCGTGGAAGAGACTGAGGGGCTGTTGCTGTCGGACCTACACGCCGTTGCTCAACTCGGGCGTAACGAAAACCTTTCGTTCAACCGAATCTCAGATGCCGTGCGTCGCTATAAGGTCGGGGTCACAGACGACCAGTGGCGAAAGATCGATCGAGACAAGATCCGAAACGCGAAGGCATCAATTTCGGAGCGTGTTCGAGGCCAAGACCATGCCGTCACGCATGCCCTAGACATTATCAAGCGAGCCATCACAGGCGTCGGAGCCTCGAAGCGTGGTGGCCGCCCGAGAGGTGTCACGTTTCTGGCGGGTCCTACCGGTGTCGGCAAGACAGAACTTGCGAAGACCATCACGAATCTGCTTTTTGGCGACGAATCGGCCTATATCCGCTTCGACATGTCAGAGTTCTCCGCGGAGCACTCTGACCAGCGGCTTATCGGGGCTCCTCCCGGCTATGTCGGCTATGACGTCGGCGGTGAACTCACGAACGCCGTCCGCGAGAAGCCGTTCTGTGTGATCCTGTTTGACGAGATCGAGAAGGCTCACCCAAGAATCCTCGACAAGTTTCTGCAGATTCTTGACGACGGCGTGCTCACCTCGGGACGTGGTGACCGGGTGTATTTCTCGGAGGCGTTCATCATTTTCACGTCAAACCTTGGCATTTACCGGCAAGACGCTGAGGGCAATCGCGTCTTGAACGTGTCGCAGGATGAGCCCCCCGATGCCGTAAAGTCCAAGGTCCGGGCTGAAATCGACCGCCACTTCAAGGCTGTTCTCAATAGGCCGGAAATCCTGAACCGGATCGGCGAGAACATCATTGTCTTCGACTTCATACGCCCAGCGATTGCCCGTGAAATCTTCGAGCAGATGGTGAAGGCTACGCTCAAGGATCTTGCCGCCACGGGCATACAGGTCGATATCGCAAAGCCCGTACGCGAACAGCTAGAGAACCTCTGTCTTGCCGATCTCTCAAACGGTGGGCGAGGAATCCGCAATCAGGTGGAGTCTCACCTGGTGAACCCGCTGGCAAGGAGTCTGTTCGACCGGGACGCACAGCCCGGATCTCGATGGACTGTCACGGGCCTAGACGATTCAGCCGTGACGACCCTGATGCTCGAACACAGCTGA
- a CDS encoding radical activating enzyme yields MNADRIPVAEVLAGVAAYAGMADGITISGGEPFEQPDGLGELLRGLRQILRPGSDVLVYSGLAFASLMPWLTNWQGLVDAVISEPFDLSAPQTKPLMGSDNQTLHTLSDLGRLRFGEFQRPRDGRDDRLDVMVDGDGTAWMAGIPRRGDLERLQKLLAAQGIASRTTEHLIR; encoded by the coding sequence GTGAACGCAGATCGCATTCCCGTCGCAGAGGTGCTTGCGGGAGTGGCTGCGTACGCGGGCATGGCCGATGGGATAACGATTTCCGGCGGCGAGCCTTTTGAGCAACCGGACGGCTTGGGCGAGTTGCTTCGTGGCCTGAGGCAGATTCTCCGCCCCGGCAGCGATGTGCTCGTCTATTCGGGACTAGCATTTGCGTCGCTCATGCCCTGGCTCACCAACTGGCAGGGCCTCGTGGACGCCGTGATTTCTGAACCCTTTGACCTGTCCGCCCCCCAGACAAAGCCACTGATGGGCAGCGACAACCAGACGCTCCATACGCTCTCGGACCTAGGGCGTCTGCGGTTTGGTGAGTTTCAGCGGCCGCGAGACGGTCGAGATGACCGCCTAGACGTCATGGTCGACGGAGATGGTACCGCGTGGATGGCCGGAATCCCTCGCCGCGGCGATCTGGAGAGGCTCCAGAAGCTGCTGGCAGCCCAGGGAATCGCCAGCCGTACGACTGAGCACCTCATCCGATGA